The following are encoded together in the Brassica napus cultivar Da-Ae chromosome A9, Da-Ae, whole genome shotgun sequence genome:
- the LOC106366360 gene encoding serine--glyoxylate aminotransferase-like: MDYMNGPGRHHLFVPGPVNIPEQVIRAMNRNNEDYRSPAIPALTKTLLEDVKKIFKTTSGTPFMFPTTGTGAWESALTNTLSPGDRIVSFLIGQFSLLWIDQQKRLNFNVDVVESEWGQGANLQVLASKLSQDQNHTIKAICIVHNETATGVTNDISAVRTILDHYKHPALLLVDGVSSICALDFRMDEWGVDVALTGSQKALSLPTGLGIVCASPKALEATKTSKSLKVFFDWNDYLKFYKLGTYWPYTPSIQLLYGLRAALDLIFEEGLDNVIARHARLGKATRLAVEAWGLKNCTQKEEWISNTVTAVVVPPNIDSTEIVKRAWKRYNLSLGLGLNKVAGKVFRIGHLGNLNELQLLGCLAGVEMILKDVGYPIVLGSGVAAASTYLQHHIPLIPSRI, encoded by the exons ATGGATTATATGAATGGACCAGGGAGACACCATCTGTTTGTACCAGGACCAGTGAACATACCGGAACAGGTAATCCGGGCGATGAACCGAAACAACGAGGATTACCGCTCACCAGCAATCCCGGCACTTACGAAAACACTGTTGGAGGACGTGAAGAAGATATTCAAGACAACATCTGGGACACCATTTATGTTTCCCACGACCGGGACTGGTGCTTGGGAGAGTGCCTTGACCAACACGCTATCTCCTGGAGACAGGATCGTCTCGTTTCTGATCGGACAGTTTAGCCTGCTTTGGATTGACCAGCAGAAGAGGCTAAATTTCAATgttgatgtggttgagagtgaATGGGGACAAGGTGCTAATCTCCAAGTCCTGGCCTCAAAGCTCTCACAAGATCAAAATCATACCATCAAAGCCATTTGCATTGTCCACAATGAGACCGCCACTGGAGTCACCAACGACATCTCTGCTGTCCGAACCATCCTCG ATCACTACAAGCACCCGGCTTTGCTTCTTGTGGACGGTGTCTCGTCCATATGTGCGCTTGATTTCCGAATGGACGAGTGGGGAGTGGACGTGGCCTTGACTGGCTCGCAAAAAGCCTTATCTCTGCCAACAGGCCTTGGGATTGTGTGCGCCAGTCCAAAAGCCTTGGAAGCAACCAAAACTTCAAAATCTCTCAAAGTCTTCTTTGATTGGAATGACTATCTCAAGTTTTACAAGCTCGGAACATATTGGCCATACACACCTTCCATTCAACTCCTATACGGTCTTAGAGCTGCCCTTGATCTTATCTTTGAGGAAGGACTTGATAATGTCATTGCCCGTCACGCTCGTTTGGGAAAGGCCACCAG GCTGGCGGTGGAAGCGTGGGGCCTGAAAAACTGTACACAGAAGGAGGAGTGGATAAGTAACACAGTGACAGCAGTCGTTGTGCCACCGAATATAGACAGTACGGAGATTGTGAAAAGGGCGTGGAAGAGGTACAACCTAAGTCTTGGTCTTGGTCTCAACAAAGTGGCTGGAAAGGTTTTCAGAATTGGGCACCTTGGAAACCTTAATGAG TTGCAACTTCTTGGGTGTTTGGCTGGAGTGGAGATGATATTAAAGGATGTTGGATACCCGATTGTATTGGGAAGTGGAGTTGCAGCTGCTTCTACTTATCTTCAGCACCACATCCCTCTCATTCCTTCTAGGATCTAA
- the LOC106366361 gene encoding protein CHROMATIN REMODELING 5, translated as MAFFRNYSNDTVSPSALDDNQDAATFQSSSPLQQDMDASYNAERGFDMNLDVQYQCEAEPGSSIGQQSQTGVAVSSGRRTGVSGKWGSTFWKDCQPMGQRDGAGSAKHSLDYLSNSEKLDSENENEEDKGMNKQQSGQGDVPAEEMLSDEYYEQDEDNQSDHVQYKAFGDPINSRSLPKTGSSIHSKSRTSRAIQKNIHYGDADIDYEEEEDEDDPEDADFEPYDAASGGDASKKNDQDWDVSDEDPDSDDDFDLPDSEDDYDTKKPKARQQGKGFRKLSSGLDRKSAQASSRQKRKPSYQEDFSEDDSDNEIDEGFRSLPRRGTTLGKNNGRSTNNIGQSSEVRSSTRSVRKVSYVESEDSEEIDDGRNRKTQKDDIEEEDCDAIEKVLWHQPKGMSGDAHTNKKLTVPVLLSQLFDTQPDWNEMEFLIKWKGQSHLHCQWKSLTDLQNLSGFKKVLNYTKKVTEEIRYRTALSREEIEVSDVSKEMDLDIIKQNCQVERIIADRISKDDLGDVVPEYLVKWQGLSYAEATWEKDVDIAFAQAAIDEYKAREVSIAVQGKMVEQQRTKGKVSLRKLEEQPEWLSGGTLRDYQLQGLNFLVNSWLNDTNVILADEMGLGKTVQSVSMLGFLQNTQQIPGPFLVVVPLSTLANWAKEFRKWLPDMNIIVYVGTRASREVCQQYEFYNEKNVGRPIKFNALLTTYEVVLKDKAVLSKIKWIYLMVDEAHRLKNSEAQLYTALLEFSTKNKLLITGTPLQNSVEELWALLHFLDPAKFKNKDEFVQNYKNLSSFNESELANLHLELRPHILRRVIKDVEKSLPPKIERILRVEMSPLQKQYYKWILERNFHDLNKGVRGNQVSLLNIVVELKKCCNHPFLFESADHGYGGDINDNTKLDKIILSSGKLVILDKLLVRLRETKHRVLIFSQMVRMLDILAEYLSLRGFQFQRLDGSTKAELRQQAMDHFNAPASDDFCFLLSTRAGGLGINLATADTVVIFDSDWNPQNDLQAMSRAHRIGQQEVVNIYRFVTSKSVEEEILERAKRKMVLDHLVIQKLNAEGRLEKRETKKGANFDKNELSAILRFGAEELFKEDKNDEESKKRLLSMDIDEILERAEQVEEKDAGESEHELLGAFKVANFCNAEDDGSFWSRWIKPESVVTADEALAPRAARNTKSYVDHDRSQPDRTSKRKKKGSEPPDRSQKRRKTEYFVPSTPILEGTTAQVRGWSYGNLPKRDAQRFYRTVMKFGNHNQIACIAEEVGGVVEAAPEEAQVELFDALIDGCRESVETEDFESKGPVLDFFGVPVKANELLKRVEGLQLLSKRISRYDDPITQFRVLSYLKPSNWSKGCGWNQIDDARLLLGILYHGFGNWEKIRLDESLGLTKKIAPVELQHHETFLPRAPNLKERATALLEMELSAAGGKNTNAKASRKNSKKVVINQLKAPARDRKGKSGPANLITIKDVGPRRTQKAEPLVKEEGEMSDDEEVYEQFKEQKWMEWCEDVLAGEIKTLERLQRLQTISADLPKEKVLFKIRRYLQILGRRIDEVVLEHEEDSYKQDRMTMRLWNYVSTFSNLSGDRLNQIYSKLKQEREEEEGVGPSQLNGSTAGRRQQRFKTPGPPQVHKGIDTAKFEAWKRRKRTENNDVHQSERPLMSNNSNSLGILGPAPSDRSHRARQAGFPPR; from the exons ATGGCTTTCTTTAGGAACTACTCTAACGATACTGTATCGCCTAGTGCTCTCGATGACAATCAGGACGCTGCTACTTTCCAGAGTTCGTCACCTTTACAGCAAGATATGGATGCTTCTTATAATGCCGAAAGAGGCTTTGACATGAACCTGGACGTTCAGTATCAATGCGAAGCAGAACCAGGATCTAGTATTGGGCAGCAAAGCCAGACGGGGGTAGCTGTTTCTTCCGGAAGGAGAACGGGTGTATCTGGGAAGTGGGGTTCCACCTTTTGGAAAGATTGTCAGCCAATGGGACAGAGAGACGGCGCTGGTTCTGCCAAACATTCACTAGATTATCTATCAAACAGTGAAAAATTAGATTCTGAAAATGAAAATGAGGAGGATAAAGGAATGAACAAGCAGCAGAGTGGTCAAGGTGATGTTCCAGCTGAGGAAATGCTCTCTGATGAATATTACGAGCAGGATGAAGATAATCAAAGTGACCATGTCCAGTACAAAGCGTTTGGCGATCCTATAAATTCTAGATCACTGCCCAAGACGGGATCTTCTATCCATAGCAAGTCAAGGACCTCGAGAGCAATTCAAAAGAATATTCACTACGGTGATGCTGATATAGACTatgaagaggaggaagatg AGGATGACCCTGAAGACGCTGACTTTGAGCCCTATGATGCTGCTTCTGGTGGTGATGCAAGCAAGAAG AATGACCAAGATTGGGACGTTTCTGATGAAGATCCTGACAGTGATGATGATTTCGATCTTCCCGATTCCGAGGATGACTACGACACAAAAAAGCCTAAGGCTAGACAACAAGGTAAAGGTTTCCGGAAGTTGAGCTCTGGACTCGATAGGAAATCAGCCCAGGCTTCTAGTCGTCAAAAGAGGAAACCATCATATCAAGAGGACTTCTCAGAGGATGATTCTGACAATGAAATTGACGAGGGGTTTAGAAGCTTGCCCAGAAGAGGGACAACTCTAGGGAAAAACAATGGAAGGTCTACAAATAATATAGGACAGAGTAGTGAAGTTCGGAGCTCCACCAGATCAGTTCGAAAAGTGTCTTATGTGGAGAGCGAGGACAGTGAAGAAATAGATGATGGGAGAAATCGAAAAACTCAGAAG GATGACATTGAAGAGGAGGATTGTGATGCTATTGAAAAAGTGCTTTGGCATCAGCCAAAGGGCATGAGTGGAGATGCTCACACGAATAAAAAATTAACAGTTCCCGTGCTACTAAGCCAACTTTTTGATACTCAACCAGATTGGAATGAAATGGAATTCCTAATAAAATGGAAAGGTCAATCACACTTGCATTGTCAGTGGAAGTCATTGACCGATCTCCAGAAT CTTAGTGGCTTCAAGAAGGTACTTAACTACACAAAAAAAGTGACCGAGGAGATTAGGTACAGGACAGCACTCTCACGAGAGGAG ATTGAGGTCAGTGATGTGAGCAAAGAAATGGATCTGGACATCATTAAGCAGAATTGTCAG GTCGAAAGAATAATTGCAGATCGAATCAGCAAAGATGATTTAGGTGACGTGGTGCCAGAGTATCTTGTAAAGTGGCAAGGGCTTTCTTATGCTGAAGCTACTTG GGAGAAGGATGTCGATATAGCATTTGCACAGGCTGCTATCGATGAGTACAAg GCTCGTGAAGTTTCAATTGCAGTGCAAGGAAAAATGGTGGAACAACAGCGTACAAAAGGGAAAG TAAGTCTGCGGAAGCTTGAGGAGCAGCCTGAGTGGCTAAGCGGAGGTACGCTACGGGACTATCAGCTGCAGGGTTTGAATTTTCTTGTCAACAG CTGGCTTAATGACACTAATGTCATTTTGGCTGACGAAATGGGTCTTGGTAAGACTGTTCAGTCCGTTTCAATGCTTGGATTTTTGCAG AATACCCAACAAATACCAGGTCCTTTTCTTGTCGTTGTGCCTTTGTCAACATTAGCTAATTGGGCTAAAGAATTCAGAAAGTGGCTTCCTGACAtgaatataatagtatatgttGGCACCCGGGCAAGTCGAGAG GTTTGTCAGCAATACGAATTTTACAATGAAAAGAATGTTGGCCGGCCCATAAAATTCAATGCTCTGTTGACCACCTATGAGGTGGTTCTTAAGGATAAAGCTGTTCTCTCCAAGATTAAGTGGATTTACTTGATGGTGGATGAAGCACATAGACTGAAAAATAGTGAGGCACAGCTGTACACGGCCCTTTTG GAATTCAGCACGAAGAATAAATTGCTTATTACTGGTACTCCACTACAGAATAGTGTCGAAGAGCTATG GGCTCTGCTCCACTTCCTTGATCCTGCCAAGTTTAAGAATAAGGATGAGTTTGTTCAAAACTACAAGAACCTTAGCTCATTTAATGAATCTGAG CTCGCCAATCTCCATTTAGAATTGAGACCTCATATTCTACGAAGAGTGATCAAGGATGTTGAAAAGTCTCTGCCTCCAAAAATTGAGCGTATACTAAGAGTTGAGATGTCCCCTCTTCAGAAACA GTATTACAAGTGGATACTGGAGCGCAACTTCCATGATTTAAATAAAGGGGTGCGCGGTAATCAG GTTTCACTTTTAAACATCGTGGTGGAGTTGAAGAAGTGCTGCAATCATCCTTTCTTATTTGAAAGTGCAGACCATGGATATGGTGGTGACATTAATGATAACACTAAACTGGATAAGATTATCCTAAGCAGCGGAAAGCTGGTTATCCTAGATAAGCTGCTGGTTAGACTGCGTGAGACTAAGCATCGCGTGCTTATTTTTTCCCAG ATGGTAAGAATGTTAGATATCCTGGCAGAATACCTCTCTCTTAGAGGTTTCCAGTTCCAGAGACTGGATGGTAGTACCAAGGCAGAACTTCGTCAGCAAGCAATGGATCATTTTAATGCTCCTGCTAGTGACGACTTCTGCTTTCTTCTTTCGACCCGAGCTGGTGGTCTGGGAATCAATCTTGCTACTGCTGATACAGTCGTTATATTTGACTCTGACTGGAATCCACAGAACGATCTGCAG GCGATGAGTCGAGCGCACAGAATTGGGCAACAAGAAGTTGTGAACATTTATAGATTTGTCACGAGTAAAAGTGTTGAGGAAGAGATCCTAGAGCGCGCCAAAAGAAAAATG GTTCTTGATCATTtggttattcaaaaactaaatgcGGAGGGTAGGTTGGAGAAGCGGGAAACTAAAAAGGGAGCTAACTTTGACAAG AACGAGCTTTCTGCAATATTAAGATTTGGAGCGGAAGAACTTTTTAAAGAGGATAAAAATGATGAAGAAAGCAAAAAGCGGCTGTTAAGTATGGATATTGACGAAATCCTAGAGAGGGCAGAGCAAGTAGAGGAAAAGGATGCTGGCGAATCAGAGCATGAACTGTTGGGTGCTTTCAAG GTTGCTAACTTTTGTAACGCTGAAGATGATGGGTCCTTTTGGAGTCGTTGGATAAAACCTGAATCTGTGGTCACAGCTGAC GAAGCTCTTGCACCACGGGCTGCTAGGAATACGAAGAGTTATGTGGATCATGATAGGAGCCAACCTGACAGGAccagtaaaagaaaaaagaaaggatCTGAACCTCCAGATAGAAGTCAAAAGCgcagaaaaactgaatattttgtccCCTCAACTCCAATATTAGAGGGGACTACAGCTCAAGTGAGAGGCTGGTCCTATGGAAATCTCCCTAAGAGAGATGCACAACGATTTTATCGAACT GTCATGAAGTTTGGTAACCATAATCAAATTGCATGTATTGCGGAAGAGGTGGGTGGTGTTGTTGAAGCAGCCCCGGAGGAAGCACAGGTTGAGCTATTTGATGCTTTAATTGACGGTTGTCGGGAATCTGTTGAAACAGAAGACTTTGAATCAAAG GGTCCTGTGTTGGATTTCTTTGGTGTGCCAGTAAAAGCAAACGAACTATTGAAACGTGTGGAAGGACTCCAGCTCTTATCAAAGCGTATTAGTCGATATGACGATCCAATTACACAATTCCGGGTGTTGTCCTACCTTAAACCTTCAAATTGGTCCAAGGGTTGCGGTTGGAATCAGA TTGATGATGCGAGATTGCTTCTGGGGATACTTTATCATGGTTTTGGGAACTGGGAGAAGATAAGATTAGATGAGAGCCTTGGACTTACAAAGAAGATTGCTCCTGTTGAACTTCAACACCATGAGACTTTTTTACCTCGTGCTCCAAACCTAAAGGAGCGTGCTACTGCTCTTCTGGAAATG GAACTTTCTGCGGCAGGAGGGAAAAACACAAATGCCAAAGCATCacgtaaaaattcaaaaaaggtTGTCATCAATCAATTGAAAGCACCTGCAAGAGACCGAAAAGGGAAATCTGGTCCTGCCAATCTAATAACAATAAAAGATGTTGGACCTCGGAGAACCCAAAAAGCTGAGCCGCTGGTGAAGGAAGAGGGAGAAATGTCTGATGATGAGGAAGTTTACGAGCAGTTTAAGGAGCAGAAATGGATGGAATGGTGTGAGGATGTATTGGCTGGTGAAATCAAAACACTTGAACGTCTACAAAGATTGCAAACAATTAGTGCGGATCTGCCAAAGGAGAAG GTGCTTTTCAAAATCCGGAGATATTTGCAAATCCTTGGGAGGAGAATAGATGAAGTTGTTTTAGAACACGAAGAGGATTCGTACAAGCAAGATA GAATGACAATGAGATTGTGGAACTATGTTTCAACTTTCTCAAATCTGTCGGGGGATCGACTCAATCAGATCTACTCCAAATTGAAGcaggagagagaggaagaagaaggggttGGACCATCGCAACTCAACGGCTCAACAGCCGGTAGGAGGCAACAAAGATTCAAAACACCAGGACCTCCGCAAGTTCACAAGGGCATTGACACAGCAAAATTTGAAGCAtggaaaaggagaaaaagaacAGAAAATAATGATGTTCATCAATCTGAGCGACCACTGATGAGCAACAACTCTAACTCACTGGGAATACTGGGCCCTGCACCATCTGATAGAAGCCATCGGGCACGCCAAGCTGGATTTCCGCCAAGATAA